One Algoriphagus sp. Y33 genomic window, TATTACTTGTAATGACTGATTAATCATTCAAAAATTTCTTAAGAATAGAGATTAGATCGACTCCATTTCCACTCATAGTTCCAGCCTTTTTGCTCAAGCAAAATAGGATGATATGCTAAAGCTGCTTTTGCTGTAGACGAATTAAAAAATCGCTGATCATCAGTGAGTACAGCCCTCTTTCCGCCATCAGCATCTTTCATTATCAAGTCCATTAAAGTAGAGGGGACCTCTGCAGAATAAAAGAATTCAGATTTCAACAGTTTGTTTTTTAAGCTCCAATCAATCTCATAGCCCTCGTTTATAGATGCGGTAAAAGCACTGGAAGGATTTTCACTCTGTGTCTGCACAAAAGAAAGAAACTCCCGCAGTAAGGCCAATCCGGGATTATTAAGTTGACCGGGGCGGAAATCAACAGGCTCAATACTGGAAATTACATGCATTCTCTTTCTGGCCCGGGTGATGGCCACATTCAGTCTATTTTCTGCACCTGACTTACCTAGCAATCCAAAATTAGTGACCAATTTCCCTTCGGGGTTGGGAGCATAACCCAAGGACAAAATCACCTGATCAAACTCATCTCCCTGCACATTTTCAATATTTCGCACTTTGATTCCCACGTCTATGAAACCCGCTTTCCAAAGATTTTCACGGATCAATTCCATTTGAAAATAATTCCCCGTCACGATCCCGATGCTATCCAGAGGAGACGAATGATGAATAGCTTCGACTTTCAAAACAACTGCATCTGCTTCTATTTTATTTACCTGATTAAGCCAAATCCCCTCGATCTTCTCCCATGTAAATGCCGGACCGGCAGTAATAAAAGTCGCATAATCAGGTAAAGTATCCAGCTGATTTTCATAGAAATGTGCATTGGAAAAATGAATCAACGCAGGATCAGCTGAGCGGTAATGGCCTTTTAGTTGGTGTTTTTCAAAAAGATCCCCAGCCAACTCAAGTAGGGATTCCCTCTCATACTCCAGCCCCTCCTCATCAGATTCCCATTTTACCTGATAGAAATCCGAAGGGCGAAGTTGCTTGGAATCACCCGCAATTACCACCTGCTTGCCCCGTAGCATGGAGGGCAGTCCACGCTCTACCCGGCACTGTGATGCTTCATCAAAAATCACCAAATCAAAATTCTGCTCCAATGAAAACAATGCAGAAACTGTCTCAGGACTGGCAAACCAACAGGGCAACAAGCGAAAGACCTCTTCTCCCATTTCTTCCAATAACTTCCTGATCGACCAACGCTGCCTCTTTTTACTCACCTGATGAAGCAAATCCCGATAAGTCAGTCGATTTCCCAGACGGTTAAATTCCAGTCCGCCTGTGATCTGCTCCCGAAGCCTAAGCAAAGCAATATGCCTAGCTATCTTCCTTTTTTCAAGAATCGCTTCTTTCAATTCTGCCAACTCATGTTGCATCGCGAGACTTCCCGCTTCTGCCAAAACAGGATTTTTGACCTCCAAGTAAACTATCCATGCCAAATACCATGAATTCCAAAATGCTCCCAGCTGATCCTTACTACCCGATTGCGGATATTCCTTTTCCAGTTTCTCAGCAAGTGAAATCGTAATCGGACAGGAATTTTCCAGAAATCTATCGAAAGATACAAGCTCCGAAAAAATCCGGTTTAAGTTCGATTCAGGACCAATCGCAACAGCTCTATTATGAAAAACATGCAAAATCTGCTCATCACTCAGGTAAGCTTTCCAGTTGATCGATGAGTTCTGAAATGATTCCGAAAACTCGCAAACCTTGTCAAGCCAGGCTTTAAAACCGTCTGCTGTCCGGCAAGCCAATGAATGCAGTTCCTTTCGACTCTCCCATAAATCAACCCACTCAAGAATTTGTAATAATAATCCAAGCCGATCTCCTAACCCTTCAACAGAAAGTTCAGCAAACTCTACCTCTTTCATTTTTGAAAACTCCGCAGATTCAGCACTTAATCCTTTGAAAGTCTCAAGTTCAGTGCGAATACCCGATATGGTTTTTGAGTCAAGTTTCAGATTCGATTTGTCCAAAATATCAAAAGTCAACGGGAATTTGCTCTTATTCAATTGTATCCGGATTCTCCCAAACCATGAGCTTGATTTTGCTTCCAATATATCAAGTTCAGTTTCAAGAGTGGAAAGATTTTCGGGATTGGACGATATTCCAAATGAAAGCTGCTGAAGCTTTTCGACTGAGGATAACATCCAATTGTGACCCTTGATCAGTGCTAATCGAACCTTCGAATCAAAAATCGC contains:
- a CDS encoding AAA domain-containing protein translates to MPESIFQTYRNRLVDLSSKNRSLYLPNTEGFGVVDLKELDFLNGENSFEIIRKVISSKKAFPLIPESDPRLAGVNTYSKIFSRLSFRDQLTKEETGERSLFLGWPFVEGKLINGYVLRAPLLLLSVDVQLDNGQWILVKLDEWQWNPAFLLAYSHGYGKSLDTDFLNESVRGLSTDATTFRTEFSKILHDNFSIQLSSSLFEDQLITFPVSQVSVDSGKFQDGKLALKNYALLGQFAQKGNYLFADYEKLESGFGEIGLEELFTKHFAADENQPLLREEQLFPAFPLDASQENVLMKVRQGRSLVVEGPPGTGKSQLIANLVSDYCSRGKKVLVVSQKRAALDVVVERMTLAGFGDFLGLVHDFRVDQKVLFRKVKAQIEAIESYQEHNRGIDSIQLEREISQYSKVISRLSEKFEVFRTALFDAKEGGMPIKAMYLKADLKKPFFEDQDLTKLDYQKAQDFEKSYKIYHSYQLQFKGSFWEKRVSFAHFEHVVFPRIIQGLNEIESFRAKWVAEDSDLHFEKLAGQILATNDFASVVNLLNDKLNRLEKPELAISAIFDSKVRLALIKGHNWMLSSVEKLQQLSFGISSNPENLSTLETELDILEAKSSSWFGRIRIQLNKSKFPLTFDILDKSNLKLDSKTISGIRTELETFKGLSAESAEFSKMKEVEFAELSVEGLGDRLGLLLQILEWVDLWESRKELHSLACRTADGFKAWLDKVCEFSESFQNSSINWKAYLSDEQILHVFHNRAVAIGPESNLNRIFSELVSFDRFLENSCPITISLAEKLEKEYPQSGSKDQLGAFWNSWYLAWIVYLEVKNPVLAEAGSLAMQHELAELKEAILEKRKIARHIALLRLREQITGGLEFNRLGNRLTYRDLLHQVSKKRQRWSIRKLLEEMGEEVFRLLPCWFASPETVSALFSLEQNFDLVIFDEASQCRVERGLPSMLRGKQVVIAGDSKQLRPSDFYQVKWESDEEGLEYERESLLELAGDLFEKHQLKGHYRSADPALIHFSNAHFYENQLDTLPDYATFITAGPAFTWEKIEGIWLNQVNKIEADAVVLKVEAIHHSSPLDSIGIVTGNYFQMELIRENLWKAGFIDVGIKVRNIENVQGDEFDQVILSLGYAPNPEGKLVTNFGLLGKSGAENRLNVAITRARKRMHVISSIEPVDFRPGQLNNPGLALLREFLSFVQTQSENPSSAFTASINEGYEIDWSLKNKLLKSEFFYSAEVPSTLMDLIMKDADGGKRAVLTDDQRFFNSSTAKAALAYHPILLEQKGWNYEWKWSRSNLYS